In the genome of Desulfurobacteriaceae bacterium, one region contains:
- a CDS encoding glycosyltransferase N-terminal domain-containing protein, translated as MGLVVYNLLILALIPFYPLVKLKARKRGSISLFPRFRVDFKGGKGKILLHVASIGEVNSVKPIVERLKDRVALTVFTDYGLERSKKLFPSVPSRILPIDIYPIVKNFLKKNRPSKILIYETEIWLSFLYAAKRLNIPVYIISGKITEKSFKNFRKFKRFLAPVFENIVFLARSKEDFERAKLLGFKKVELVGDLKLEIEKPKELAKLEIKGKRKVIIWGSTHEGEEELAFKVHSELKKDFPNLLTIIAPRHVNRAKDILPRFPFALRSKTQEISEDVEVYIVDTIGELSSLYRFADVAIIGGSFVKGIGGHNPVEAVVWSKPVIVGEYAKDFLEIAKDLNIPILNERDLISFLRELLLNDDYRKKVIDKIANSFDKRKNVLKRILEAVGECDGS; from the coding sequence ATGGGACTTGTTGTCTACAACTTGCTGATCCTTGCTCTTATTCCTTTCTATCCTTTAGTTAAACTGAAAGCAAGAAAAAGAGGAAGTATTTCTCTCTTTCCAAGATTTAGGGTAGATTTTAAAGGTGGCAAAGGAAAGATTCTCTTACACGTGGCGAGTATCGGAGAAGTTAACTCTGTAAAACCGATTGTCGAAAGATTAAAGGATAGAGTAGCGCTTACAGTTTTTACAGACTACGGTTTGGAAAGATCAAAGAAACTTTTTCCAAGCGTTCCAAGTAGAATTCTTCCAATAGATATCTATCCAATAGTGAAAAATTTTTTGAAAAAAAATAGACCTTCTAAAATCTTAATATACGAAACAGAAATCTGGTTATCTTTTCTTTACGCGGCTAAAAGGCTTAATATTCCGGTATACATAATAAGCGGTAAGATAACGGAAAAAAGCTTTAAAAACTTTAGAAAATTTAAAAGGTTTTTAGCACCTGTTTTTGAGAATATTGTATTTTTAGCCCGTTCAAAAGAAGACTTTGAAAGAGCAAAACTTTTAGGATTTAAAAAAGTAGAACTTGTAGGCGATTTAAAGTTAGAGATTGAAAAACCAAAAGAACTGGCAAAACTTGAAATCAAGGGAAAGAGGAAAGTAATAATCTGGGGTAGCACCCACGAAGGAGAAGAAGAGTTAGCCTTCAAAGTTCACAGTGAGTTAAAAAAAGACTTTCCTAATCTTCTTACGATCATAGCTCCAAGACACGTAAATAGAGCTAAAGATATCCTTCCTCGATTCCCTTTTGCCTTAAGAAGTAAGACCCAAGAAATTTCGGAAGATGTAGAGGTTTACATTGTTGATACTATAGGAGAACTTTCTTCCCTTTACAGGTTTGCAGACGTTGCAATTATCGGTGGAAGTTTTGTTAAAGGAATAGGAGGTCACAACCCTGTTGAGGCTGTTGTTTGGAGTAAACCGGTAATCGTTGGGGAGTACGCAAAAGATTTCTTGGAGATAGCAAAGGATCTAAATATTCCTATTTTAAATGAAAGGGATCTTATCTCTTTCCTAAGGGAACTTTTACTCAATGATGATTATAGAAAAAAAGTTATTGATAAAATTGCAAACTCCTTCGACAAGAGAAAAAATGTTCTAAAAAGGATTTTAGAAGCTGTGGGAGAATGTGATGGATCCTAA
- a CDS encoding 7-carboxy-7-deazaguanine synthase QueE: MKIGISELFVSIQGEGIDVGSPSFFIRTAGCSIGCKYCDTKYSWKNGNFWNIDDIIKIAIEKKVPEIVITGGEPVEEENLNILIRELSKLQSIRKITLETCGHIFRDDLEDKKLKIVLSPKTPTMGVDFPENELKKFLSAYSNVLLKFAVFNEKDFALVKNFVYKNRNLIKNVIVIQPLEVPFEDYLKTCQKVVNLVISDRDFINSFEVKIIPQVHKLIGLK, encoded by the coding sequence TTGAAAATCGGAATTTCAGAGCTTTTCGTTTCCATTCAAGGAGAGGGTATAGATGTTGGAAGTCCCTCATTCTTTATAAGAACTGCAGGATGTTCTATTGGCTGTAAGTACTGTGATACGAAGTATTCTTGGAAAAACGGAAATTTTTGGAACATAGATGACATAATAAAAATTGCTATAGAAAAAAAAGTTCCTGAGATTGTTATCACAGGTGGGGAACCAGTAGAGGAAGAAAACTTAAATATACTGATTAGAGAACTTTCAAAGTTGCAGTCTATAAGAAAAATAACTCTTGAAACCTGCGGACATATTTTTAGGGATGATTTGGAAGATAAAAAGTTAAAGATCGTTTTATCCCCTAAAACTCCTACAATGGGGGTTGATTTTCCAGAAAACGAGCTAAAAAAGTTTTTAAGTGCTTATAGCAACGTTCTTTTAAAGTTTGCAGTTTTCAATGAAAAAGATTTCGCGTTAGTGAAGAATTTTGTTTACAAGAACAGGAATTTAATAAAGAACGTGATAGTTATTCAGCCTCTTGAAGTTCCTTTTGAAGATTATTTGAAAACCTGCCAAAAGGTTGTAAATCTTGTTATCTCAGATAGAGATTTTATAAACAGTTTTGAAGTTAAAATTATTCCTCAGGTTCACAAACTTATTGGGCTAAAGTAA
- the dxr gene encoding 1-deoxy-D-xylulose-5-phosphate reductoisomerase, which translates to MKEVLILGSTGSIGENALSVISRFPEKFKVKALVAGKNVRKLKEQALKFKPTAVCLVESNEEFSFDGKFYKGLDGLKELIEEVDFDVCISAITGASGILPTYWASLKGKRIALANKESLVCAGQFIVEVAKEIIPVDSEHSALFQCLVKEKKENVKELILTASGGPFRDREDLENVTPSEALKHPNWSMGQKVTIDSATLMNKGLEVIEAYWLFGIPLEKIKVVIHPQSIVHSLVKFIDNSCLAQLGVPDMKIPIAYALSYPERLPLDIPQLNLDLKGELTFFEPDLKKFPSLKLAYESLKLGYPYPIVLNAADEVAVSLFLNGKIKFTDIPRLIEKTLEKSNFSKPISVEEVVKIDQEAKRLALELSKEFTS; encoded by the coding sequence ATGAAAGAGGTCTTAATTCTTGGCTCTACAGGTTCAATAGGAGAGAATGCCCTTAGTGTAATATCAAGGTTTCCGGAAAAGTTTAAGGTAAAAGCCCTTGTTGCTGGAAAGAATGTCAGGAAGTTAAAGGAACAAGCCCTTAAGTTTAAGCCAACTGCTGTATGTCTTGTTGAATCTAACGAAGAGTTTTCTTTTGATGGAAAGTTTTATAAAGGTCTTGATGGGTTAAAGGAACTTATAGAAGAAGTTGACTTTGACGTATGTATATCGGCTATTACAGGGGCTTCCGGAATACTTCCTACATATTGGGCTTCTTTAAAAGGTAAAAGAATTGCTCTTGCAAATAAAGAGTCTTTAGTCTGTGCTGGACAATTTATAGTGGAAGTTGCAAAGGAAATAATTCCTGTCGATAGTGAACATTCAGCACTTTTTCAGTGTCTGGTTAAAGAAAAGAAAGAAAACGTAAAGGAATTAATCCTTACAGCTTCAGGAGGTCCTTTTAGAGATAGAGAAGACTTAGAAAACGTTACTCCTTCTGAAGCTTTAAAGCATCCCAACTGGAGTATGGGACAAAAGGTAACCATAGATTCTGCTACTTTGATGAATAAAGGTCTTGAGGTAATTGAGGCATATTGGCTGTTTGGAATACCTTTAGAAAAGATAAAAGTTGTTATCCACCCACAGAGTATAGTCCATTCTTTGGTAAAGTTCATTGACAACTCGTGTTTAGCTCAGCTTGGTGTTCCGGATATGAAAATTCCAATAGCTTACGCTCTGAGCTATCCTGAAAGACTTCCTCTTGATATACCTCAATTAAACCTTGACTTAAAAGGAGAACTAACATTCTTTGAACCGGATTTAAAGAAGTTTCCTTCCCTAAAGCTTGCATATGAATCCTTAAAACTTGGATATCCTTACCCAATTGTTTTAAACGCGGCTGACGAAGTGGCTGTAAGTCTCTTTCTTAATGGGAAAATAAAGTTTACCGATATTCCACGTCTTATAGAGAAAACTCTTGAAAAATCTAACTTTTCTAAACCAATTTCTGTTGAGGAAGTTGTCAAAATAGACCAAGAGGCAAAAAGGCTTGCCTTGGAACTTAGTAAGGAGTTTACAAGTTGA